One Carassius auratus strain Wakin chromosome 3, ASM336829v1, whole genome shotgun sequence genomic region harbors:
- the LOC113044410 gene encoding nuclear receptor subfamily 1 group D member 1, translating into MTTAVDTNNTGGVISYIGSCGGSPNRTSPVSMYNENSNSSLQSLSQPYFGSSFPPSPNGSHDSSRMYTSNSSSSSSSSGSGEDGNSSCSGGSPRGREDGGSARNSPNKSVATLTKLNGMVLLCKVCGDVASGFHYGVHACEGCKGFFRRSIQQNIQYKKCLKNETCTIMRINRNRCQQCRFKKCLSVGMSRDAVRFGRIPKREKQRMLAEMQNAMNNMVNNQLQNEFQLASITSNTPCSSSSSPSTSSSSPCTGLTVGPQAQPSTVPTAPSPSPPTPTSPSVQPAQSPPALTSSPPPCSSPGVDKTIAAITRAHRETFVYTHDKLGPALLPQNDELDNRSSNHCMAGYHLNSHNTVYHHDNNVAQHCNNFEVPPDSSLHFQVSQAPGQHQQLNNNSQRPPNSNLFSLHHSQEMNSSSQGQSCPWKKRKEILLACPMNMHPYSDPSKTPHEIWEDFSLSFTPAVREVVEFAKHIPGFSTLPQNDQVTLLKAGTFEVLMVRFSSLFNVKERTVTFISGTTYSLEALKSMGMGDLLGTMFDFSEKLNALELSAEELGLFTAVVLVSADRSGIENVNSVEMLQESLIRALRTLVSKNAPSDASRFTKLLLKLPDLRTLNNMHSEKLLSFRIDV; encoded by the exons ATGACGACTGCAGTAGATACAAACAACACAG GTGGGGTAATATCATACATCGGATCGTGTGGTGGCTCTCCCAACCGCACCAGCCCTGTGTCCATGTACAATGAGAATTCCAACAGCAGCCTACAGTCCCTTTCACAACCCTACTTTGGCTCTTCGTTCCCACCATCCCCCAATGGATCCCATGATTCCTCTCGTATGTAcaccagcaacagcagcagcagcagctcgaGTTCAGGATCAGGAGAGGACGGAAACTCATCGTGCTCTGGTGGATCCCCAAGAGGCCGCGAAGACGGTGGAAGTGCACGCAATTCACCCAACAAATCAGTTGCCACCCTTACTA AGCTGAATGGAATGGTGTTGCTGTGCAAAGTGTGTGGCGACGTGGCTTCCGGTTTTCACTATGGTGTCCATGCATGTGAGGGATGCAAG GGTTTCTTTCGACGCAGCATCCAGCAGAATATCCAGTACAAGAAGTGCCTGAAGAACGAAACCTGCACCATCATGAGGATCAACCGGAACCGGTGCCAGCAGTGCCGTTTCAAAAAGTGTCTGTCTGTGGGAATGTCCCGTGACG CTGTTCGTTTCGGCCGTATCCCAAAACGCGAGAAACAGCGTATGCTGGCCGAGATGCAGAACGCCATGAACAACATGGTGAACAACCAGCTTCAGAATGAATTCCAGCTGGCGAGCATCACATCCAACACCCCCTGCTCTTCCTCTTCATCCCcatccacctcttcctcatctcCGTGCACGGGGCTTACAGTGGGACCGCAAGCCCAGCCCTCCACAGTTCCCACAGCACCGTCCCCTTCCCCTCCGACCCCAACCTCCCCATCGGTGCAGCCGGCTCAGAGTCCCCCGGCTCTTACTTCTTCTCCACCACCGTGCTCCAGTCCTGGTGTAGATAAAACCATCGCCGCTATAACCAGAGCACACCGTGAGACCTTCGTCTACACCCATGATAAGTTAGGTCCAGCACTGCTGCCCCAAAACGATGAGCTGGACAACCGAAGCAGCAACCACTGCATGGCTGGATACCACCTCAATAGCCACAACACCGTCTACCACCATGATAATAATGTCGCTCAACACTGTAACAACTTCGAGGTGCCACCAGACAGTAGCCTCCATTTTCAGGTCTCCCAAGCTCCTGGGCAACATCAGCAGCTCAACAACAACAGCCAACGACCTCCAAACAGTAACCTCTTCAGCCTCCACCACAGTCAGGAGATGAACAGCAGCTCCCAGGGGCAGAGCTGTCCGTGGAAAAAACGCAAGGAGATTCTGCTG GCTTGCCCAATGAACATGCATCCTTACTCAGACCCCAGCAAGACACCACACGAAATCTGGGAAGACTTCTCTCTTAGCTTCACCCCAGCGGTGCGAGAGGTGGTGGAGTTCGCCAAACACATCCCAGGGTTTAGCACGCTGCCCCAGAACGACCAGGTCACTTTGCTGAAGGCTGGAACGTTTGAG GTCCTCATGGTGCGCTTCTCCTCTCTGTTTAATGTGAAAGAGAGGACCGTAACGTTCATCTCAGGCACCACTTACAGCCTGGAGGCCCTGAAAAGCATGGGCATGGGCGATCTGCTGGGAACCATGTTCGACTTCAGTGAAAAACTCAACGCATTAGAGCTCTCAGCAGAAGAACTGGGACTCTTCACTGCAGTCGTGCTGGTGTCTGCAG ACCGTTCCGGCATTGAAAACGTGAATTCAGTGGAGATGCTTCAGGAAAGTTTAATCCGGGCTCTCCGAACCCTCGTCAGCAAGAACGCCCCTAGTGACGCCTCCCGATTCACCAAGCTGCTGCTCAAACTCCCTGACCTGCGCACGCTTAATAACATGCACTCAGAGAAGCTGCTCTCGTTCCGCATTGACGTCTGA